From Enterococcus wangshanyuanii, the proteins below share one genomic window:
- a CDS encoding aminoglycoside 6-adenylyltransferase, whose protein sequence is MRTEQEMFRLILDTAKEDARILAVGMNGSRTNQRVPKDSFQDFDIVYIVDDVEPFLEDQQWIDRFGTRLIMQTPEAMTLFPPTENGRFTYLMLFEDGNRIDLTLCPKEQANDWNEGDRLAEILLDKEQLLPVLSKATDQDYWIKKPTQEEFLDCCNEFWWVSTYVVKGLCRNELLYAADPLYENCRKELLRLLSWQVGAENDYMISVGKNYKYLPNYLSDKNNECLLKTMRMSNGEQLWESLILQQKTFSSLARTFSRMNHFLYDHIQAEKVIAYTKKHYVIGENRQYK, encoded by the coding sequence ATGAGAACAGAGCAGGAAATGTTTCGCTTGATTTTAGATACCGCAAAAGAGGATGCCCGAATTCTGGCTGTTGGGATGAATGGTTCAAGGACAAATCAGCGGGTACCAAAAGACTCATTTCAAGACTTTGATATCGTTTATATCGTTGATGATGTTGAACCATTTTTAGAAGATCAACAGTGGATCGATCGTTTTGGTACGCGTTTGATTATGCAAACACCGGAAGCCATGACGTTGTTTCCGCCAACTGAAAATGGACGGTTTACATACTTAATGCTTTTTGAAGATGGAAACCGGATCGATTTGACTCTGTGTCCAAAAGAACAGGCAAACGATTGGAATGAAGGGGACCGTTTAGCTGAGATCTTATTGGATAAAGAACAGTTGTTGCCTGTATTATCTAAAGCTACAGATCAAGATTACTGGATCAAAAAGCCAACGCAAGAAGAATTTTTAGATTGCTGCAATGAATTTTGGTGGGTGAGCACTTATGTAGTCAAAGGGTTGTGTCGAAATGAATTGCTATATGCTGCTGATCCTCTGTATGAGAATTGCCGCAAAGAGCTTTTACGATTGTTAAGCTGGCAAGTAGGTGCAGAGAATGACTATATGATCAGCGTCGGAAAAAACTATAAATATTTGCCTAATTACTTATCGGATAAGAATAATGAGTGTTTGTTAAAAACGATGAGAATGTCAAATGGTGAACAGTTATGGGAATCTCTGATTTTACAACAAAAAACATTCAGTTCTCTTGCACGAACCTTTTCTCGAATGAATCATTTTCTTTATGACCATATTCAAGCAGAAAAAGTAATCGCTTATACAAAAAAACACTACGTAATAGGAGAAAATAGGCAGTACAAATAG